The Sylvia atricapilla isolate bSylAtr1 chromosome 5, bSylAtr1.pri, whole genome shotgun sequence genome includes a window with the following:
- the FAM3C gene encoding protein FAM3C, which produces MRIAGAAKLVVVIAIFLLTFYVISQVFEIKMDANLGHIFARSALDAAARSTKPPRYKCGISKACPEKHFAFKMSSGAANVVGPKICVEDNVLMSGVKNNVGRGINTALVNGKTGELLDTKFFDMWGGDVAPLIEFLKTIQDGTIVLMATYDDGATKLNDEARKLIAELGSSSISNLGFRDNWVFCGGKGIKTKSPFEQHIKNNKDTNKYEGWPEVVEMEGCIPQKQE; this is translated from the exons GTGCTGCAAAGTTGGTAGTAGTCatagcaatatttttattgacGTTTTATGTCATATCTCaagtgtttgaaataaaaatggatgcAAACTTAGGGCACATATTTG ctAGATCAGCATTGGATGCAGCTGCACGCT CTACAAAACCTCCAAGATACAAGTGTGGGATCTCTAAAGCTTGTCCTGAGAAGCATTTTGCATTCAAAATGTCCAGTGGAGCAGCAAATGTAGTTGGACCTAAAATCTGTGTAGAGGATAATGT tttaaTGAGTGGAGTTAAAAATAATGTTGGCAGAGGAATTAATACAGCCTTGGTCAATG gtAAAACAGGAGAATTATTAGATACCAAGTTCTTTGACATGTGGGGAGGAG ATGTGGCACCACTAATTGAATTTCTGAAGACCATCCAGGATGGAACAATTGTGTTAATGGCAACATATGATGATGGAGCAACCAA GCTGAACGACGAGGCACGGAAACTGATTGCTGAACTGGGGAGCTCTTCCATTTCTAACCTCGGCTTCAGAGACAACTGGGTCTTCTGTGGTGGGAAAGGAATCAAAACTAAAAGCCCATTTGAGCAG CACATAAAGAATAACAAGGACACAAACAAGTATGAAGGCTGGCCAGAAGTTGTTGAGATGGAAGGCTGCATCCCTCAGAAGCAAGAGTAA
- the WNT16 gene encoding protein Wnt-16, producing the protein MGRGAPVGPRLLRAALLLALCPAAGSTWMWLGMATAGGPDKPACASPPLSRRQQELCQQKPELMPAVREGARLGLQECRSQFRHERWDCRSPPAARRGAAAALGPQLSSGTKETAFISAVTAAGLVHSVTRSCSAGNVTECSCDVTLRHGGSASEGWHWGGCSDDIHYGMAFSRSFLDVPLRNVTGESGRGLLAMDLHNNEAGRQAVAKLMSVDCRCHGVSGSCAVKTCWRTMSSFEKIGRFLKDKYENSIQISDRLRKKLRRKEKSQRKLPIGKEELLYVNKSPNYCVEDPALGIPGTRGRECNRTSAGAEGCNLLCCGRGYNTHVARHVHRCDCRFVWCCHVRCRRCETMSDVHTCK; encoded by the exons ATGGGGCGCGGGGCTCCCGTCGGGCCGCGCCTGCTGCGGGCAGCGCTGCTGCTCGCCCTGTGCCCCGCCGCCGGCAGCACCTGGAT GTGGCTGGGCATGGCCACGGCCGGCGGGCCCGACAAGCCGGCCTGCGCCAGCCCTCCGCTGAGCCGccggcagcaggagctgtgccagcagaagCCGGAGCTGATGCCCGCCGTCCGGGAGGGAGCTCGCCTGGGTCTCCAGGAGTGCCGCAGCCAGTTCCGACACGAGCGCTGGGACTGCCGctcgccgcccgccgcccgccgcggcgccgccgccgccctggGGCCGCAGCTGAGCAGCG GCACCAAGGAGACGGCCTTCATCTCGGCGGTGACAGCGGCGGGGCTGGTGCACTCGGTGACACGGTCGTGCAGCGCGGGGAACGTCACCGAGTGCTCCTGCGACGTCACCCTGCGCCACGGCGGCTCGGCCAGCgagggctggcactggggcGGCTGCTCTGATGACATCCACTATGGAATGGCCTTCAGCAGGAGCTTCCTGGACGTGCCTTTGAGGAACGTCACGGGCGAGAGCGGGCGTGGCCTGCTGGCGATGGACCTGCACAACAACGAGGCTGGGAGGCAG GCTGTAGCAAAGCTGATGTCTGTGGACTGCCGTTGTCACGGTGTTTCGGGGTCGTGTGCTGTGAAAACGTGTTGGAGAACCATGTCATCCTTCGAAAAGATCGGCCGGTTTTTGAAGGACAAGTACGAAAACAGCATACAAATATCAGACAGGCTGAGGAAAAAGCTGCGCCggaaagagaaaagccagaGGAAACTCCCCATTGggaaagaggagctgctgtACGTGAACAAATCCCCCAATTACTGCGTGGAGGACCCGGCGCTGGGCATCCCCGGGACGCGGGGCCGCGAGTGTAACCGCACGTCGGCGGGCGCCGAGGGCTGTAACCTGCTGTGCTGCGGGCGGGGGTACAACACCCACGTGGCCAGGCACGTGCACAGGTGTGACTGCAGGTTCGTCTGGTGCTGCCACGTGCGCTGCCGCAGGTGCGAGACCATGAGCGACGTGCACACCTGCAAGTGA